The Apium graveolens cultivar Ventura unplaced genomic scaffold, ASM990537v1 ctg8340, whole genome shotgun sequence genome contains a region encoding:
- the LOC141704865 gene encoding uncharacterized protein LOC141704865 produces MRDVAPMSDADSKTTGLSIPRRSSGDKARLTRSKVLFKEVYHRQSATQHLQEAAMFLGIASSRHQVEGQSINESVFGETAAGISVKEIRRRDPRMLCDATSMGNTLKDFDWSC; encoded by the exons ATGAGAGATGTTGCTCCGATGAGCGATGCGGACTCTAAGACTACAGGTCTAAGCATTCCGAGACGGAGCAGCGGAGACAAAGCAAGATTAACGAGAAGCAAGGTTCTTTTTAAG GAGGTATATCACAGACAATCAGCAACACAACATCTTCAGGAGGCAGCAATGTTTCTGGGAATAGCCAGTTCTCGGCATCAAGTGGAGGGTCAGAG TATCAACGAGAGCGTCTTTGGGGAAACAGCTGCTGGAATATCAGTTAAAGAAATACGTCGTCGAGATCC GAGGATGCTCTGTGATGCCACTTCCATGGGAAATACGCTTAAAGATTTTGATTGGAGCTGCTAG